The following proteins come from a genomic window of Nitrosopumilus sp.:
- a CDS encoding M57 family metalloprotease: MKSNTMVTRYFLVIILLSSIILTEDAFAQTGKEAEVMFNQATDLFVKGNYKQAITIYDEILEIAPNNISTLKMKGIAQSNLEDHMNSLKQFFRVLQHSPNDALALTGMGVGFGNLGEYQESISYINRAHNEKPNSVVIKNYKEFIDKVISKYPYTPTEKPKGLEKEYVASIPEWVKPIAKWWSEGNIDDAEFVSALLYLIDNKIIQIPPVETQNVSDEIPEWVKNNAGWWADGEIDDEAFVLGIQYMIKQGIVIVNIQDENKKSQEQIEHEYYLFEKYLRDISNNISKEKRYIEFPNPSKDVIKKFLRDYIKWNFEAEVKKASSNFPDPTYEIVDDTYIILYKVFINEQPTGLPLDHVNTLQNSLAFWEKQELNTNNEKAKIKFEITNQKHDANVWVTWVVRDIGQGVLGHAHLGKGVVEVTLGDYNCDGSFQLYDVKSVETIMTHELGHSIGLKHTVDQGNIMYPSYSPSYAYCLLS; encoded by the coding sequence ATGAAAAGCAATACAATGGTAACAAGATATTTCCTAGTCATAATTTTATTGAGTTCAATAATTCTCACAGAAGATGCTTTTGCTCAAACAGGAAAAGAGGCAGAGGTAATGTTTAATCAGGCAACAGATCTTTTTGTTAAAGGAAATTATAAACAAGCCATAACAATCTATGATGAGATTTTAGAGATTGCCCCCAACAATATTTCCACCTTGAAGATGAAAGGAATAGCACAAAGCAATCTTGAGGATCACATGAATTCATTAAAACAATTTTTCAGAGTTTTGCAACATTCTCCAAATGATGCCCTTGCATTAACAGGCATGGGTGTTGGATTTGGCAATCTAGGAGAATATCAAGAATCTATTTCATATATCAATAGAGCACATAATGAAAAACCAAATAGTGTTGTGATTAAAAATTATAAAGAATTCATTGATAAAGTTATTTCAAAATATCCGTACACGCCGACAGAAAAGCCAAAAGGTTTAGAAAAAGAATACGTAGCATCAATTCCAGAATGGGTAAAGCCAATAGCAAAATGGTGGTCTGAAGGAAATATTGATGATGCAGAGTTTGTTTCGGCATTACTATATCTCATAGACAATAAAATAATACAAATTCCTCCAGTAGAAACACAAAATGTATCAGATGAAATTCCAGAATGGGTAAAAAATAACGCAGGATGGTGGGCAGACGGAGAAATAGATGATGAGGCATTTGTTTTAGGAATTCAATATATGATTAAGCAAGGAATAGTTATAGTAAACATTCAAGATGAAAATAAAAAGTCACAGGAACAAATAGAGCATGAATATTATTTGTTCGAAAAATATCTAAGAGACATATCAAATAATATTTCCAAAGAAAAAAGATACATAGAATTTCCAAATCCAAGTAAAGATGTAATTAAGAAATTTCTAAGAGACTACATCAAATGGAATTTTGAGGCAGAAGTTAAAAAGGCCTCAAGTAACTTCCCAGATCCCACATATGAGATAGTTGATGATACATACATAATTTTGTACAAGGTATTCATCAATGAACAGCCAACAGGATTGCCATTAGATCATGTTAACACATTACAAAATTCTTTAGCATTTTGGGAGAAACAGGAATTAAATACAAACAATGAAAAAGCGAAAATAAAATTTGAAATAACAAACCAAAAACACGATGCAAATGTATGGGTAACATGGGTAGTTAGAGACATAGGACAGGGGGTTTTAGGACACGCACATCTTGGAAAGGGCGTTGTAGAGGTAACATTGGGAGATTACAATTGTGATGGAAGTTTTCAATTGTATGATGTGAAAAGT
- a CDS encoding biotin--[acetyl-CoA-carboxylase] ligase — MIYNSFDSPGLVKVLTFLQTHNTEYLSGQDLSDVLRISRVAVWKHIKKIQELGYTVESKQKLGYKLTSNSDALLPWEITAGLKTKKIGKKAYYFDSIDSTQNQALKMSEDSVNDGTIIIAAKQTGGKGRLGRKWISPKGGIWFSIILQPKFDISITTLFPIASSLALSYAIEKTFKISPELKWPNDLTIKGKKVAGMLVDVSLESNKIESLVLGVGINFDVDTKQIEKTLKGTSNFYGVASLSEQKTKVKPKVLIQTFLVELEKIYELLNSKQTKNIIEEWTKRSSTIGKKVELNTVEGKIKGDAIKIDDDGALIVSEKNKTSKIIAGDIIHLSK, encoded by the coding sequence TTGATTTACAATTCGTTTGACAGTCCAGGATTAGTAAAGGTACTCACATTTTTGCAGACACATAACACGGAATATTTATCGGGTCAAGATTTGAGCGATGTTCTAAGAATCAGTAGAGTAGCAGTATGGAAGCACATCAAAAAAATTCAAGAGTTAGGATATACGGTAGAGTCAAAACAAAAGTTAGGTTACAAGCTTACATCAAATTCAGACGCTCTTTTACCATGGGAGATTACTGCAGGATTAAAAACAAAAAAGATAGGGAAGAAAGCATATTATTTTGATTCAATAGATTCTACTCAAAATCAAGCATTAAAAATGTCAGAAGATTCTGTAAATGACGGTACAATAATTATTGCAGCAAAACAAACAGGAGGAAAAGGCAGATTGGGAAGAAAGTGGATTTCACCAAAAGGGGGCATTTGGTTTTCAATAATATTACAACCAAAGTTTGATATTTCTATCACAACATTATTTCCAATAGCATCATCACTTGCATTATCTTATGCCATTGAAAAAACATTTAAAATTTCACCTGAATTAAAATGGCCTAATGATTTGACAATTAAAGGGAAGAAAGTTGCAGGTATGCTAGTCGATGTATCTTTGGAGTCAAACAAAATCGAAAGCTTGGTTTTAGGAGTTGGGATAAATTTTGACGTAGATACAAAACAAATTGAAAAAACTCTAAAAGGAACATCCAATTTTTACGGGGTAGCATCATTAAGCGAGCAGAAAACGAAAGTAAAGCCAAAAGTGCTGATTCAGACATTTTTAGTAGAATTAGAAAAAATTTATGAGTTACTTAATTCAAAGCAAACAAAAAATATCATTGAAGAATGGACAAAAAGATCATCAACAATCGGTAAAAAAGTAGAACTCAATACAGTTGAAGGCAAAATCAAAGGCGACGCAATAAAAATTGATGACGATGGAGCATTAATTGTATCAGAGAAAAACAAAACAAGTAAAATAATTGCAGGAGACATCATTCATTTATCAAAATAA
- a CDS encoding CoA-binding protein, giving the protein MEQDKHTDKQIHNFLSMRKVAVIGMSKNSSKAAHYVPKYLLENGYDITPVNPTSVEILGKKCYDSVSEIDGDIDIVDIFRPSDQVLSVIQDAIKKKPKVIWLQEGIHNSEAENLARKEGIDVVFNRCMLAEHQRLMK; this is encoded by the coding sequence ATGGAACAAGATAAACACACTGATAAACAAATCCATAATTTTCTTTCCATGAGAAAAGTTGCAGTAATTGGCATGTCCAAAAATTCTTCAAAAGCTGCACACTATGTCCCAAAATATCTATTGGAAAATGGGTATGACATAACACCTGTAAATCCCACTTCTGTTGAAATATTGGGTAAAAAATGCTATGACTCTGTTTCCGAAATCGATGGTGATATTGACATTGTAGATATATTCAGACCATCAGATCAGGTTTTGTCTGTAATACAAGATGCGATAAAGAAAAAACCCAAAGTAATTTGGTTACAAGAAGGAATACATAATTCTGAAGCGGAAAACCTGGCAAGAAAAGAAGGAATAGACGTTGTATTCAATAGATGCATGCTGGCAGAACATCAGAGACTGATGAAATGA
- a CDS encoding redox-regulated ATPase YchF has translation MPIKLGLIGKTNTGKTTFFNSATLSSEEISSYPFTTKSPVSGIAHAITLCVHPEFKIQDNPNNSKCLDGWRYIPIELIDLPGLIKDAWKGKGLGNQFLSIAAQSDALLHVVDASGGIDSTGKISEVGTGDPISDFADIEEELIMWYHKILEGNREKISKLIRTGTDISDAITDLYRGIGVNKNHVKETFLATGLEEKNFDNFDMVDSKKFTSHLRKISKPTLIVANKVDVEGADKNFARLRERYNDSIVIPVSGDSEFSLRRAEQKGLIKYSPGSEQFEIIKSEDLNEKQVNALNFIKKGIMGEYMRTGVQFAINVAVFKLLKMNSIYPVADETNLTDKKGRILPDLILLKDGATISDLAKEIHTDLTKGLLYGKDLRYNLRLPVDYQLRDRDVVSLVSAAKNN, from the coding sequence ATGCCTATCAAGCTTGGATTAATTGGAAAAACCAATACTGGAAAAACCACTTTCTTTAATTCTGCAACGTTATCCTCTGAAGAAATTTCATCATATCCTTTCACTACTAAATCACCTGTCTCAGGAATTGCACATGCCATCACGTTATGTGTCCATCCTGAATTTAAAATTCAGGATAATCCAAATAATTCAAAATGTCTTGATGGCTGGAGATACATTCCTATTGAATTGATTGATTTGCCTGGATTAATCAAAGACGCGTGGAAAGGCAAGGGGCTTGGAAATCAATTCTTATCAATAGCTGCTCAATCTGATGCTCTTCTTCATGTCGTTGATGCATCTGGAGGGATTGACTCTACAGGAAAAATCTCTGAAGTTGGCACTGGAGATCCAATCTCCGATTTTGCCGATATTGAAGAAGAATTAATCATGTGGTATCATAAAATTTTGGAAGGAAACAGGGAAAAAATATCCAAACTCATTAGAACTGGAACTGACATCTCTGATGCTATCACTGATTTATACCGTGGAATCGGTGTAAACAAGAATCATGTTAAAGAAACATTTTTGGCAACAGGATTGGAAGAAAAAAACTTTGATAATTTTGATATGGTTGATAGCAAGAAATTCACGTCTCACCTGAGAAAAATATCTAAACCTACTTTGATAGTTGCCAACAAAGTTGATGTTGAAGGTGCCGACAAAAACTTTGCAAGATTACGAGAACGCTACAATGATTCTATAGTTATTCCAGTAAGTGGGGATAGTGAATTTAGTCTAAGAAGAGCAGAACAAAAAGGATTGATAAAATATTCTCCTGGTTCTGAACAATTTGAAATCATCAAATCTGAGGATCTTAATGAGAAACAAGTCAACGCACTTAATTTTATCAAAAAAGGAATCATGGGAGAATATATGAGAACAGGGGTTCAATTTGCAATTAATGTTGCAGTATTCAAACTACTGAAAATGAACTCCATTTATCCCGTAGCTGACGAAACGAATCTAACTGACAAAAAGGGTAGGATTCTGCCTGATTTAATTTTACTAAAAGATGGGGCCACCATAAGTGATCTTGCAAAGGAAATCCACACTGATCTCACCAAGGGATTACTTTATGGAAAAGATTTGAGATACAATCTGAGATTACCTGTTGATTATCAATTAAGAGATAGGGACGTTGTATCTCTAGTAAGTGCAGCAAAAAATAACTAG